Sequence from the Chelonoidis abingdonii isolate Lonesome George chromosome 1, CheloAbing_2.0, whole genome shotgun sequence genome:
GTGCCTGTCCCAGAATTTGCTGACAGTGATCCAGCAGACATTGTTCATGATTTCCACCGGGTAAGGAACGTCTGCCGAGAAtctttgaaaacatttaaaaacaaaaaaaaaaatttcaaaatgctttttttaatcAACTTAATCTGTGTGGTTTCtaattatttcagttattttactGGTGTGGAAGTGTGAGCTCtgcaatattttggttttcagaaaCTGGAAGTAATTATTAAACCTTGTGTACAGAGTGCACATTTGATGATAATCTTGCTGTTCTCCTGGTCTGTAAGCCACCATTTATAAAGTGTTCTTGTTCATgaaaagagaggaggaaaaaacccaaacacatccATTTCCTTGTCATAATACAAGAACATGAAGAAAATTTTAATCTTATTGCTGAAAATACATGAAGCCATATTGTGATCAGCAACAGTAGTGATGAATGTAGGGTGGAAGAAACCTTCATTCCATGTGCAGGGGCTGGTCATATTCACAGTCGTATGCACCTAAGCTCAAAGACTATCATCCAGTAGTGCTTTCAGTGAAGCTAACTGTTCCAAAGAGGACGGTGAAAAGGCAATGATACGGCTGATGGGCTGTGGAGGGCAGTACATTCTGTATTCACTTTAAGGTGCATGGCAGCAGCCAGACCCCAGCTTGGGCATTTGGGAGCTCTCAGGAAGCACTCTGCCTCCACCACAGGCCACTCACTGCTTTTAAAGGCATGACTGAGCACTACTGAAGTACTTTTATTCTATCTTTTGTCAATAAGTATCTTTGTTGCCCATCATAGTGGTAAAATTTTTGCAAGACATCTCTGTAATGCTACAGCTTTCTCTCAGTGATCATAGTTAGCTGGAAAaaccccttttctttctttctgctttctGAAAATTATCCCATTATGCTTAAATAGTCCACGCCTGGTTTCACTGAAATGTGACTCTTGCTGCTGCTCAAAGCTTGAGGAAAAACTGTTGAGCTATTTTTGCGTTATGCAAGGCTGAAAAAAGAACACTTTCCTACTGTGTTAAATCATTGCCATGGTCTTTTTGTAGGAACTCAAACATGTCTAAACATGCATTTAATAGTTAGTGCTCATTTTGCCAAACATTCATAAGCAAGTTTGGGAAAAACattggttaaataatcatgtGATTAGAaaaatttatttctaaatatgttcagtaaatatttgttaAGATTTGCAGCAGAACTTCTTTCACATCACACTTCACACTTTCTCTACTTGGCATGACAGAAATAAAGGCCGGCACCTCATATACCAAAGTGAGATCTGACCTTCAACGCCCATTTCAATTCTGTATAATAGTAATGttgcataattaaaataaaaataggaaagaCAAAGGTATTTCCCACAGCAATGATAACTTGGCATAATGGAAATCCTACACAGATGTGCTACCATGGTGAGAGGAGCCTTAGAAATATATTATAGgtgataaatatattttgtagTATGCATTTAAGGCCTAAtccaatgtccactgaagataaCAGAAAGATTCTTATTGATTTCATTAGGCATTGGATCAGACTATAAGTCAGACAAATAAGAAATGTGAAGCAGTGTGAGGAAAAAATagcaatagaaaataaaatgtaatgtgaCTGTAAGAACCTCACATTTTATACTTCATTATTCTTAAGCCTTAATGCTTTGTTAACTTAAAGTCCAATGCTACAAACTTTTGCTATAAGTACTTTGACAGATAGACTAGTCATAGTAGTAATCATTATGCTGaatagtgtttgcaggattggggcccttagttcttgtatttaATACATGACTCAAAAAAAATGTTGGATGTTGCGAGACTGAACACTTGAACATAATATATTGCCCTTCCTTAGCAAAAACAATTTTAGTTAATGGTGCCTCAAGACCTTTCAGTCTAGTTCAAGAATCTGTTAGCGTTATAGTTTAATAAACTATTGCAAATATTACTCTTTGGATAATCCAGAGACCATAAATTACGGGTTTAAAATGTAGATTCTGCAagtttgacactttttttttttttgtatttttgaggTTGCTAGGTATTTTCCAAATATATCAGTAGTAAACTAGCATTTCAACTGCACAGTATTTTggaagaataaaatatttgtatgtatAGCATCTGATATTTTCTATTGTGTGTTCTCTTCCAGTCATGTTTCACTGAACTCTGAAAGGGAGATTTGTACTTCAAGATTTCTGcctcaaattttaaaatacaagcaaCAAGACTAAATAAATATCGCACTTAACCTCAGACAGCTCAGATGCACTGAAAAGTCTGAACTACCTCGTACCTATTGACTTGCAGAAATTTCTGTTCTAGCTAACCTGATATTAGGATTGCCTTTTATCTTTGTATCTCACCACCAAACTCAATAAATTAGAACACACTTTATAACTAACAGTACTGCAACTTACAGGAAGAACAAGTATATGACAGTAATTGAGCATATTAACACAGTGTTGCTAACCCTAgaattatttaaatgattttgatTAGAATATACATTTCTTCACCAGAGTCTCACAGCCTACCTCGACCTTAGCTTGGATAAGTGCTATGTGATTCCTCTGAACACTTCAGTTGTTATGCCACCAAAAAATTTCTTGGAGTTGCTGATCAACATAAAGGTATGGTTGAACTGCAAGTGGTTTTGTTATATATAATAAAGAGAAACATGTTCATATTATTTTCACAAGCCCTGGAGTTCACATGTGAGAAGTGCTTTCAAAAAGTTAACTCCCCACTAAAGAACTTAAATCTTCAGAGGAGTTCAGTTTAAAGGATTTACAGATTTGAGAATAGAGAATGATGTCATTCTTTGAGATTACATATTTGGTTGATTAAAGGTAACTGCAGAGATGTAGTGTACTTATACTTTTATGAGGCATTTGACTTAATACTGCAtgacagtctgattaaaaaactagCACTGTACAGTATTGATAAAGCACATGTGAAATGGATTAAGAATAGGTTAACAGACAGATttcaaaaagtagttgtcaatgggAAATCTTTAAATGGGAGTATTTCAAGGGGATTTCTGCAAAGATTGGTATTAGGTCTGATGCTaatcaacattttcatcagtgatctggaaagAAATATAAAGTCATCACTAATAAAATCTGCGGATGACATAAAGATTGGCAGACTGGTAAATAACGATGAGAGCAAGGCAGTCATACAAAGCGATTTGGTacgctgggcccattcaaacaaaaagtgttttattttaatacagctaaatgcagttATACATTTAGAACAAGGAATGCAATCTAgacctacagaatgggggactgcaTCCCTGGAAAGCAACTCAATATAAGATCCTAGTGTGAAGATGTGGGgtaaaagggctaatgcaatccttgtaTGTATAAACAGAGGAGTAGAAGCagagagatgattctttttctgtacatggcattggtgaggctcatACTGGGATACTCTATAGAGTTCTAGTCTTCACAAAAAAATttattcaagggctggagaaaagtGCCTTCCACTGAAAGAAGTAAGGAACTCAATATGTTTAGTTTAtcagaaagaagactgagaggtgacttgattacagttagacttggaaggattagatttttatcagtaaacatcaatttcagcatgcacacaaaccaacaaaaatatttccatcaatgataaaattttcagataggcaaagtaagaaaaatactgcttgaaaACCTATTAGAGTCTgattttaaggatatttactttgtatattttacatgtgatgttgacaatttgtgttttaacagttaaaaagctttaaatatttgaatcaacacttactgtcattaaataattattgttggACACTCCCATAAGTTCCCAcgactgtgaaaatttaaatagattaacataaaaactttaaaaaaaacatagataCTATCTgttcaaattaaaaatagaattctgcTAAGCCTTAGGTTTTCTCTATTAAGTTAAAGACCCAAcgagaaccaatggctggaagttaaagccagacaaagtCAAAATAAGACACACATCTTTAACAATGAGAGTGACTAACTATTGGAACAAAATACCAGGGGAGGTGTTGGATTCTTCATCTTTTGATCTCTACAAgggaagactagatgcctttctgaaagatctgctttagCCAACTCCAAATTGGTGGGATCAGTACAGGGATAAAACTGCGTGAAACTtaatggcttgtgatatacaggaggtccaaTTAAATGATCCAATAGTCCCTTTTAGCTTTAAACTCTGTACATCTATGTATATGGACAAATATGCTGCAAGAATAATTTATAGCTAtgattttccccatctgtagtaTGCAATTAAAGCACTTAAGTGAGAATGTAGAATTTTCTTCAACTACAGTAGAGAGTAATCTGTTTTTCTTATGTTCTATATTCTTTTAGATTGCAGTTTACAATATGGTGTACTTTTAATATGCAGTGTCTCTACTGTAAcaatctttattttctttctgtggaaaacaaacttttttttcaccTGAACTTGGAAGGTCTTTAActtataaattatttgtttaaataacaAGGCTGTTCATTGTTTAATGAACTACAAAGTCagctaaaaaaaacaatttacctACGTTTGCCTCTTCAGATGGGGTCAGGAATATTTTTACGTTTCAAAGTAAATATTATACAATCACTACCTTGGTGCTAAAAAGAACAGCTCTTAATCAGCTTATTTAAACATGCTGCTTGGACTGAAAAAATATTGTCCTTAATCTCTGGTTTGTAATAGAAACTCGTAAGTGGCTTattgacaataaaaataaaaatctttagcCAGCTACACTATATTCTATGCTAATGTAAATTTCTGGATGCAGTGCAGCAGTTTCTTCAGATTCCAAGgtgcttttttaaaagtaacttcagTGTTTGaactcacaagtgaaaaatagattaaaaactccCTCTTCATTAATGTCAGAAATAGGAATTATACTAAATGGAATCTCTTTCTACTCAGTCACATTTTAGAAAGAGACCGACTGATTTATTTGTGGATAACGTTTTAATAAAGTCAACTTTTAATAAAGTTGCCAATTTTTGTTCCTGTGAATATTTACTCTGACAGAAACATGCAATAGAACCGGATTGTACTCtcttttaaatcaatggcaaaactcttgtgGACTCCAGATGGATGAGGAATGGGGCCCTAGTTCTGTTTTTTGAACCAGCTTTCTGAACTGTTGTCTGCAGAGTTTTTGCTGGTGGTCTCTGGAGAGCTCAATAGTCACATTATTTGGGCTTTCTTTACTTTCTGGTAATAGCTGACCTTAAAGCAAACATACaggaaaaaatacttttgaatatatttttatttaaacaattggtatagttgccacagggatgttatgtgATTGTCTTGTGGACCATCTATCCTCCCATTCACAGTCCATTAAGTTGTGGCCTGTGCTATGAAAATGTTTGGGATCCGTCTATTTTAAACTTAACAGAATGCAGAAGGATAGTAGTAAACTACTGATCCCCGGGGCCTCCATCAATCTGCAAGATAGTACTAACCTCATGCACGTTTCTGCAGTCTTTACTTGGACAAAGCTTGTATTGGAAACAGTTGACTCCCTAGTAAGTGATAGTGTTTGGTGAGTAAAGACTGCAAGATTTGGCCTACAGTGATGAACCTTAACTGGAGATAATTTGCTTCTCTTGTGTGGAAAAAACTGATATAGATTTAATTATTGTAATGGAAGACACTATACGTCAATGTTTCctgctgtgaaaatgttttgatgttttaTATGATTATTTTATTCTCTCAGATATCTGCACTAAAATGCAGTCACATTCCtgatgtttaaaagaaaattctgtaTGTACTACGTATTTTGAAAGTCTGCAAATCCTCGTTTGCGTAGAACTGCTGCTGTTTGAGAGTATATAAAATTGATTTGAATTATCTTGTGTGTACTTAGCAGAAGAATGAATGATTGCACTTCCAATAATGAACTGTTGCCTTTTTGTTAATGTAGGCTGGAACATACTTGCCTCAGTCCTATCTGATTCATGAACAGATGATTGTTACTGATCGCATTGAAAATGTGGATCAGTTGGGGTTCTTTATTTATCGTCTGTGCCGTGGCAAGGAAACCTATAAACTACAGCGCAAAGAAACCCTGAAAGGTAAAGTCTCTTGAGAATGTTATCGTGTGTTGATGGAAAAGTTAATGTTTCTAGTCAATAAATAGCCGGATATGTTGAAGACAATACCTCTCAGGTTAAAATTTAGAGTGGTCTTGCTGTCATTGGCTCTTTGAAACTCCTGTTTACACAGAGATTAGCATGATGGGGTATTAAtcctgaatcatagaatatcagggttggaagggacctcaggaggccatccagtccaaccctctgctcaaagcaggaccaattcccaactaaatcatcccagccagggctttgtcaaggctgacCTTAAAAAATTTGAAGACTTGAAACATGAATGCAATATAAAATGACCTTTTTCCTCATTCTTTACATTTTCCTTGAATCCTCCACCCCCAAAGTTGAAAAggatttttaagaaaatgaaaattttctcagtttgtttagttgaaaaaacattttgtgttgGAAAAAGTATTTTGGCAGAAGATTTTCAGTcagctgtaatataaataacacaAAGCTAATAATAGTGGCTTTTACCATCGGTAATTATAATTGTCAGAATAGTTAAACATGTACACACTTTATGGTTCAAATTTTCATGTATTgaaaggatggtcttatggtCTGATTAATTTGTCCTAGATGTTTTGTGCAAATTTAGCCATGTCACTTAACTGCTCTGTACCTCCTAATCTGCATCTGCAAAATAGGAATGATACTTGTCTACCTTACAGGGATCTTGTAAAACTTATATTATTTGTCTGTGGAAagctctttgaaaatctcagattCAAGAGCCTAGAGAAGGGAAGTATTATacttgttaagtatcagaggggtagccgtgttagtctggatctgtaaaagcagcaaagagtcctgtggcaccttatagactaacagacatattggagcataagcttttgtgggtgaatacccactttgtcagacgcatagTTAGTTGTTCAGCATTTGTTTAATGTGGAAGGAGAAGTTTACAAGCATACACTGAACTAAATTAATTGAGTAATTTAGTCAGATTGCTGACTGTGTTTGGGAAGGTGGCAGATGGGGAAAAATTAACTATTTTGTAAAAATGATTACAAacaatccttttaaaaaacatgaacaCTTTAATTGATCCCATGATAAATAAGGGACACAAGTAAATAATAGATCCCTAAAGTGTTGATAAATTTGATATTCCTCTATTTGCTTCTGATTTGAAAGTGAATTGAGAGGAACCTCTGGTACCTTCTTATTACTGTAAATGAACTAATACTTTAATTCTTCCTAATATGCATCACTCTATCTCATTTgtcatccctccctctccctttcctccaaaCTCTCAACAGGAATTCAGAAGCGTGAAGCCACCAATTGCCGAAAGATTCGACACTTTGAGAATAGGTTTGCTATAGAAACGCTCATTTGTGAACAGTAATGGAGAATATTACTGTAGCAGAAGACTGAAAGATTACAGTATGATCCCACTTTGTATTGTGTgcagtgattattttttaaaatctttgacgCAAGTAGTGGACAGGGCTTTATTGCTGAACATCTTAAACTTTTCATCTCATGataaattttaaatatgttttagggttttttcttattttcaagtGTGGTGCCCTTTTTATATTTGAATAGCAATTGTATTATGTCTTAGTTACTAGTGCATTTCATATGATGAATCTTGAATGCTATGA
This genomic interval carries:
- the ITM2B gene encoding integral membrane protein 2B, with the translated sequence MVKVSFNSALAQKEAAKKDEENNQVLILGPDPKDPEAVVPVGQRRAWCWCMCFGVAFMLAGVILGGAYLYKYFAFQQGGVYFCGIKYIEDDLTLTEPDGRAPAARYQTIEQNVQILEEEDVEFISVPVPEFADSDPADIVHDFHRSLTAYLDLSLDKCYVIPLNTSVVMPPKNFLELLINIKAGTYLPQSYLIHEQMIVTDRIENVDQLGFFIYRLCRGKETYKLQRKETLKGIQKREATNCRKIRHFENRFAIETLICEQ